One genomic window of Streptomyces sp. NBC_01276 includes the following:
- a CDS encoding DinB family protein — translation MERIGPPLTGNERETLRAYLDFHRATLAWKCEGLTDEELRRPASPPSTLSLLGLVRHMAEVERQWFRRTIGGAVVPHLWSEEHDFQAAYDASGATRAEAFAAWEAEVEHSRAVEAAAASLEVTAHVPKWEADASLRLVMLHMIHEYARHNGHADFLREAIDGTVGA, via the coding sequence ATGGAACGCATAGGACCTCCCCTGACCGGGAACGAACGCGAGACGCTGCGCGCGTACCTCGACTTCCACCGGGCCACCCTCGCCTGGAAGTGCGAGGGCCTCACCGACGAGGAGCTGCGCCGCCCGGCCTCACCGCCGTCCACCCTGTCGCTGCTCGGTCTCGTCCGGCACATGGCGGAGGTGGAGCGCCAGTGGTTCCGCCGCACGATCGGCGGGGCGGTCGTCCCGCACCTGTGGTCCGAGGAGCACGACTTCCAGGCCGCCTACGACGCCTCCGGCGCGACCCGCGCCGAGGCGTTCGCCGCGTGGGAGGCGGAGGTCGAGCACTCCCGCGCCGTCGAGGCCGCCGCAGCGTCCCTGGAGGTGACGGCGCACGTCCCGAAGTGGGAGGCGGACGCCTCGCTCCGGCTGGTGATGCTGCACATGATCCACGAGTACGCCCGCCACAACGGCCACGCGGACTTCCTCCGCGAGGCCATCGACGGCACCGTCGGGGCGTGA
- a CDS encoding penicillin acylase family protein, which produces MSSVTTEAYEVYRDSWGIPHLRASDPLRLSYAQGRVTAVDRAWQLEVERHRAQGSSAAFLGPECVTWDRFARQARLDDTARRCHEALDPDTAAWVRAYVDGVNAGLAEGAARDDRFARTGHTPTPWEPWVPLSIWIGTHILFAGFATKLWRERVARVLGHGATTLFATDGPGTAGSNGWLVPGGRTATGAAIIAGDPHRFIEDPGVYQQIRLACPEYDVLGLAVPGVPGLGHFGHTGGVAWAITNAMADYQDLYVERLRAAADGDGVEALGPDGTWEPVARHTETVTVAGGPEVEVEVLETRRGPVIIRPDAPEGPDAPDAPITVRTTATTAPADAVTTPDAPDAPDTPQTLSLRYPPRVRADLGFAALPALLRARTVADVDRALDGWAEPVNVVHAADTEGGLLHRVAGAVPLRDPANRLRPVPAWEPRHAWRGWTPTPAEPVQGFAVMANARGIASPLGVEFAPPHRANRIRALLSGSADWTPGAMADVHRDTHLASAAPLLDLLAALDGLSPAADRLRARLLAWDRHMEADSTDATVFSALRTATVRRLAADPVFAGLAGAPAGPDVFHPWLYLVPRVGYALEGLLTTSLLPALDRAAHVRAALEETAAADLPDTPWSRVHVLAPWQAVPDPRAQWPGLGGDHDCVNATSSVPGFTDRTARASAARYVWDLADRRNSLWAVPLGADGVTGSPHHRDQLPLWADCALVPVVTDWALLTKEESA; this is translated from the coding sequence GTGAGCAGTGTGACTACCGAGGCCTACGAGGTCTACCGCGACAGCTGGGGCATCCCCCACCTCCGTGCGTCCGACCCCCTCCGGCTCTCCTACGCCCAGGGCCGCGTCACGGCCGTGGACCGGGCCTGGCAGCTGGAGGTCGAACGGCACCGCGCCCAGGGCTCCAGCGCCGCGTTCCTCGGGCCCGAGTGCGTCACCTGGGACCGGTTCGCCCGCCAGGCCCGCCTCGACGACACCGCCCGGCGCTGCCACGAGGCCCTCGACCCCGACACCGCGGCCTGGGTGCGCGCCTACGTCGACGGGGTCAACGCCGGCCTCGCCGAAGGCGCCGCCCGCGACGACCGGTTCGCGCGCACCGGCCACACCCCCACCCCCTGGGAGCCCTGGGTCCCGCTCTCGATCTGGATCGGCACCCACATCCTCTTCGCGGGCTTCGCCACCAAGCTCTGGCGCGAGCGCGTGGCCCGCGTCCTGGGCCACGGGGCCACCACCCTCTTCGCGACGGACGGACCGGGCACCGCGGGCAGCAACGGGTGGCTGGTCCCGGGCGGGCGGACCGCCACCGGCGCGGCGATCATCGCCGGCGACCCGCACCGGTTCATCGAGGACCCCGGTGTCTACCAGCAGATACGCCTGGCCTGCCCCGAGTACGACGTCCTCGGCCTGGCGGTCCCGGGCGTCCCCGGGCTCGGCCACTTCGGGCACACGGGCGGCGTCGCCTGGGCGATCACCAACGCCATGGCCGACTACCAGGACCTCTACGTCGAGCGGCTCAGGGCCGCGGCCGACGGGGACGGGGTGGAGGCCCTCGGCCCGGACGGCACCTGGGAGCCGGTGGCCCGGCACACGGAGACCGTCACCGTGGCCGGGGGACCGGAGGTGGAGGTCGAGGTCCTGGAGACCCGCCGCGGCCCGGTGATCATCCGCCCGGACGCCCCGGAAGGCCCGGACGCCCCGGACGCCCCGATCACCGTCCGCACCACCGCCACCACGGCCCCCGCCGACGCCGTGACCACTCCGGACGCCCCCGACGCCCCCGACACCCCCCAGACCCTCTCTCTCCGCTACCCGCCCCGCGTCCGCGCGGACCTCGGCTTCGCCGCCCTCCCCGCGCTGCTGCGCGCCCGCACCGTCGCCGACGTCGACCGCGCCCTCGACGGCTGGGCCGAGCCCGTCAACGTCGTCCACGCCGCCGACACGGAGGGCGGCCTCCTGCACCGCGTCGCGGGCGCCGTCCCGCTGCGCGACCCCGCCAACCGGCTCCGCCCGGTGCCCGCCTGGGAGCCGCGGCACGCCTGGCGGGGCTGGACGCCCACCCCCGCCGAGCCGGTGCAGGGCTTCGCCGTCATGGCGAACGCACGCGGCATCGCCTCCCCCCTCGGCGTGGAGTTCGCGCCCCCGCACCGCGCCAACCGCATCCGCGCGCTGCTCAGCGGCTCGGCGGACTGGACGCCCGGCGCGATGGCCGACGTGCACCGGGACACGCACCTCGCGTCGGCAGCGCCCCTGCTCGACCTGCTTGCCGCGCTCGACGGCCTCTCCCCCGCCGCCGACCGGCTCCGGGCCCGGCTGCTCGCGTGGGACCGGCACATGGAGGCCGACAGCACCGACGCCACCGTCTTCTCGGCCCTGCGCACCGCGACCGTACGCCGTCTCGCGGCCGACCCGGTCTTCGCGGGCCTGGCCGGTGCCCCGGCCGGCCCCGACGTGTTCCACCCGTGGCTGTACCTGGTCCCGCGCGTCGGCTACGCCCTGGAGGGCCTGCTCACCACCTCCCTCCTGCCCGCCCTGGACCGGGCGGCGCACGTCCGGGCCGCCCTGGAGGAGACGGCCGCCGCGGACCTCCCCGACACCCCCTGGTCCCGGGTGCACGTCCTCGCCCCGTGGCAGGCGGTCCCCGACCCGCGGGCGCAGTGGCCCGGCCTCGGCGGCGACCACGACTGCGTCAACGCCACCTCCTCCGTCCCCGGGTTCACCGACCGCACCGCCCGCGCCTCGGCCGCCCGCTACGTCTGGGACCTGGCCGACCGCCGGAACAGCCTCTGGGCCGTCCCGCTGGGCGCGGACGGCGTCACCGGCTCCCCCCACCACCGCGACCAGCTCCCGCTCTGGGCCGACTGCGCCCTCGTCCCCGTCGTCACCGACTGGGCCCTGCTCACCAAGGAAGAGTCCGCATGA